A single region of the Silene latifolia isolate original U9 population chromosome 8, ASM4854445v1, whole genome shotgun sequence genome encodes:
- the LOC141594630 gene encoding uncharacterized protein LOC141594630: MCAVSRPIYSVDGECLFDGKIGMFPFTNQVPAARASRNRPRGTLETKPIESITKVVIKECLIQQVIPAIKRVWPEGLSKHIYIQQDNARPHIKNDDPEFMAAANSDGFHIELVFQPPNSPDLNSKTMDDLVNEVMQAFVDYSPSQLNNIFLSLQAVMVEIMKCKGHNNFSLPHMGNGHLAAIGMLPRNLEVNVELVRECIEYLQGIGKTEGLEYLMNELGYNVIEGIVDQLNGM; this comes from the exons ATGTGTGCAGTGAGCAGACCAATATATTCAGTTGATGGGGAATGTCTATTTGATGGGAAAATAGGCATGTTTCCATTCACAAACCAAGTTCCAGCAGCAAGGGCAAGCAGAAATAGGCCTAGGGGCACTTTAGAGACTAAGCCAATTGAGTCTATCACAAAAGTGGTCATCAAAGAATGCTTAATACAGCAAGTCATTCCAGCAATTAAGAGGGTTTGGCCAGAAGGTTTAAGCAAACACATATACATACAGCAAGACAATGCAAGGCCTCATATCAAGAATGATGATCCTGAGTTTATGGCAGCTGCAAACTCAGATGGATTTCACATTGAGTTGGTATTTCAGCCACCTAACTCACCAGACCTCAACT CAAAGACAATGGATGATTTAGTGAATGAGGTAATGCAAGCATTTGTTGATTATAGTCCAAGTCAACTGAATAATATATTCCTATCATTACAAGCAGTAATGGTTGAGATTATGAAATGCAAGGGTCATAACAATTTCTCTCTTCCACATATGGGGAATGGGCATCTGGCTGCCATTGGTATGTTACCAAGGAATTTAGAGGTCAATGTGGAGTTGGTCAGGGAATGCATTGAGTATTTACAAGGTATTGGTAAAACAGAAGGGTTAGAATATCTTATGAACGAACTAGGTTACAATGTTATTGAAGGTATAGTTGATCAGCTAAATGGGATGTAA